In Priestia megaterium NBRC 15308 = ATCC 14581, the following proteins share a genomic window:
- a CDS encoding LysR family transcriptional regulator, translating to MEWQQLEYFNVVAQTEHFTKAAEKLSIAQPTLSRSISKLESELGVPLFERKGRQVILNRYGRLFYERTAKVLNEMEEAKRELSDLIHPHRGSISFAFLKSLGASSVPKLVHAFLQEYPNVQFQIFENATNIMLDQLQTGEIDFCMSSVTESRAGIQWEYLWKDELYAYVPDTHSFASKQVLSISELAHESFIALKKGYGSRTIFDQLFEEAEIVPNITFEGEEFLTVIGFVAAHLGVALLPEIKGVDLRGIKKIKLKEDTASRVIGVAWNKDKYLTPVAKKFQEFLIQYFKDHHTGGKR from the coding sequence ATGGAATGGCAGCAGCTCGAATATTTTAATGTTGTAGCTCAAACGGAACATTTCACAAAGGCCGCAGAAAAATTATCAATTGCACAGCCTACGCTCAGCCGCTCAATTTCTAAATTAGAATCAGAGCTTGGCGTGCCGCTATTTGAACGAAAAGGAAGGCAAGTCATTTTAAATCGATACGGACGGCTTTTTTACGAACGAACGGCTAAAGTATTAAACGAAATGGAAGAAGCTAAACGTGAGCTTTCAGATTTGATTCATCCTCACCGCGGCAGTATTTCGTTTGCTTTTTTAAAATCATTAGGCGCTTCGTCCGTCCCAAAACTAGTTCATGCTTTTTTACAAGAGTATCCGAACGTTCAGTTTCAAATTTTTGAGAACGCCACGAACATCATGCTCGATCAGCTTCAAACGGGGGAAATTGATTTTTGTATGTCTTCTGTAACGGAATCTAGGGCAGGAATTCAGTGGGAATATTTATGGAAAGACGAGCTGTACGCGTATGTCCCTGATACGCATTCTTTTGCCTCAAAACAAGTGCTTTCGATTTCAGAGTTGGCTCATGAATCGTTTATCGCGTTAAAAAAAGGATATGGAAGCCGAACAATTTTTGATCAGCTGTTTGAAGAGGCCGAGATTGTTCCAAATATTACGTTTGAAGGAGAAGAATTTTTAACGGTGATTGGTTTTGTAGCGGCTCATTTAGGGGTTGCCTTGCTTCCTGAAATAAAGGGAGTAGACTTGCGAGGCATTAAAAAAATAAAGCTCAAAGAAGACACAGCTTCAAGGGTAATTGGGGTTGCGTGGAACAAGGATAAATATTTAACTCCTGTTGCGAAAAAGTTCCAGGAATTTTTAATTCAGTATTTCAAAGACCATCATACGGGAGGAAAACGATGA
- a CDS encoding sulfite exporter TauE/SafE family protein has translation MDVSIVLTMLAVGLILGFVGAGGSGFIISILTLLYGVSVHVALATALTAMIFSSLSGAVSHYREGNVSLKSGISVGILGALGAWIGSNLSSFIPEGELKWLTAGMLLLSGVLLWLRMFLFSRQQKERTVPTGAKFVVYSLLIGLITGALSGMFGIGSTPFIQLGLMMVLGLSIRQSAGTTMLVIIPIAIGGGMGYYQQGFLDIPLLIQVVVGTMVGSYIGAKFTNRVPAPVLKTSLVALPIFSSFLLVI, from the coding sequence ATGGATGTTTCAATAGTTTTAACGATGCTAGCCGTCGGACTGATCTTAGGATTTGTCGGGGCGGGCGGATCAGGTTTTATTATTTCAATTTTAACGCTGCTGTACGGCGTATCTGTACATGTTGCTCTTGCAACGGCTCTTACCGCAATGATTTTTTCTTCCTTATCTGGCGCTGTCAGTCATTACCGTGAAGGTAATGTCTCTTTAAAATCCGGTATCTCTGTTGGTATCCTCGGTGCATTAGGCGCTTGGATTGGGTCTAACCTTTCATCCTTTATCCCAGAAGGCGAGCTAAAGTGGCTAACAGCCGGTATGCTTTTATTATCTGGTGTTTTACTTTGGCTGCGAATGTTTTTATTTTCCCGTCAGCAAAAAGAACGTACTGTTCCAACAGGAGCTAAATTTGTCGTCTACTCTTTACTCATTGGCTTAATTACCGGTGCTCTGTCCGGAATGTTTGGAATTGGATCAACTCCATTTATCCAGCTTGGCCTTATGATGGTGTTAGGCTTGTCGATTCGCCAGTCGGCCGGAACGACAATGCTCGTTATTATTCCGATTGCCATTGGCGGGGGAATGGGCTATTATCAGCAGGGCTTTTTAGATATTCCGCTGTTGATTCAAGTTGTCGTCGGCACAATGGTCGGTTCCTATATTGGAGCAAAGTTTACAAATCGTGTACCTGCTCCTGTATTAAAAACGTCCCTTGTAGCGCTGCCTATTTTCTCTAGCTTCCTACTTGTCATATAA
- a CDS encoding GNAT family N-acetyltransferase, producing the protein MDNTVNVALTFYSEAYESSIHSYTLPEEQLIYTALPTEAIAKCKQERDRTPVLILAVNKLAGFFVLDAGEAVKEYTESSGALLIRSYSIHPDYQGKGVGKKSLKLLPFFINRHFPTINKVVLGVNYKNTAAQHLYKRSGFVDTNRHIFGSQGKQFVYQMDIKKA; encoded by the coding sequence ATGGATAATACAGTAAATGTAGCGCTAACGTTTTATAGTGAAGCCTACGAGTCATCTATACATAGCTATACGCTGCCTGAAGAGCAGCTCATTTATACGGCACTTCCAACTGAAGCTATAGCTAAGTGCAAGCAGGAAAGAGATAGAACGCCCGTTTTGATTTTGGCAGTAAACAAACTAGCCGGCTTTTTCGTGCTCGACGCAGGGGAAGCCGTTAAAGAATATACCGAGAGCTCCGGCGCGCTTTTAATAAGGTCTTATTCCATTCATCCTGATTATCAAGGAAAGGGAGTTGGTAAAAAGTCATTGAAACTTCTTCCTTTTTTTATCAACCGTCACTTTCCGACTATAAATAAAGTGGTGCTAGGCGTGAACTATAAAAACACGGCTGCACAGCATCTGTATAAACGAAGCGGCTTTGTTGATACAAACCGGCATATTTTTGGAAGCCAAGGAAAGCAGTTTGTTTATCAGATGGACATAAAAAAAGCTTGA
- a CDS encoding NAD(P)-dependent oxidoreductase — protein MKIGVVGATGKAGSFIVKEALNRGHDVTAIVRNASKVEEKDVRTMEKDIFDITANDIEGFDAVVNAFGAPEGKEHLHVEAGQSLIHVFKQAPDVRLLVVGGAGSLFVDEEKTTRLADTPDFPKEYKATADNQAQNLKDLESTSDINWTFISPAAFFNPSGKRTDAYKTGKDHVILNSEGNSHVSYADYAIAVIDEIERGEHINERFTVVSDAR, from the coding sequence ATGAAAATTGGAGTCGTAGGTGCTACAGGAAAAGCAGGAAGTTTTATCGTGAAAGAAGCTTTAAATCGCGGGCATGATGTAACGGCAATCGTACGTAATGCGAGCAAAGTAGAAGAAAAGGATGTTCGTACAATGGAAAAAGACATCTTTGATATTACGGCAAACGATATTGAAGGTTTCGATGCGGTAGTGAATGCGTTTGGAGCTCCCGAAGGAAAAGAACATCTGCATGTAGAAGCGGGACAATCATTAATCCATGTATTTAAACAAGCTCCGGACGTTCGTCTTCTTGTTGTAGGAGGAGCAGGCAGTTTGTTTGTCGATGAAGAGAAAACGACGCGTCTAGCAGATACGCCTGATTTTCCAAAAGAGTATAAGGCGACAGCTGACAACCAAGCTCAAAATTTAAAAGACTTAGAAAGTACAAGTGATATTAATTGGACGTTTATTAGCCCAGCAGCATTTTTTAATCCTTCAGGAAAACGAACGGATGCTTATAAAACAGGGAAAGATCATGTTATTTTAAATTCAGAAGGGAACAGCCATGTCAGCTATGCTGATTACGCCATTGCAGTTATTGATGAAATTGAGCGAGGAGAGCATATAAACGAACGCTTTACCGTTGTATCCGACGCTAGATAA